One genomic region from Streptomyces sp. NBC_01304 encodes:
- a CDS encoding phage tail tape measure protein: MALATAFVEILADTRRLRPQLQAQMRAAGTAATRSFDTATRAGMTAAATTAATTFGSRLGRDTATRAATAGRTAATGFGSSMRTGLTHAGTAIATGLSGAWNTATMTARTAGAQIASALGTAASTVRQRWSAVGTAMATEINKGPSAAAKAGSAISRNLSLPAAVATAGIIAMSSNFEAGMNRVKAVTNATGPEFTQLNNLAKQLGATTKFSASEAADAMGFLGMAGLKTNQIMAAMPSTLQLAAAAQMDLGQAADITSNIMTGYGFKAEQLGRVNDVLAKTMSNANVDISMLGESFKYVGPIAKQAGLEFSDTAALIGLFGNAGIQGSMAGTSLRNVLLGLQSAPAKVTTQLDKLGVSLTDSSGKMRPMIDVIYDMAKAGITGAQATKMFGTRGGPQLAALLDQGLPAINRMRDATRDSEGSAKRMADTMNQGAKGGMTALKSAAEGLAISIGESGLLSAFTKVVGGLTTFVRWMTRLPDPVKAAASGFLVFTAVLGPVILIAAKIASAIAVLKAAFIALGITVKGVLISTGIGALLVAIGVAIYFVWTRTTWLQTAWSKIVSVAKSVGSAFASIGRAIWSGLKAAFDWIVENWPLVVSVILGPLGILISIVTGNWDKLKAQTAKAFQAIAGLARKLPGWIWDGLKAIGGYAAQFGSLIGEWTAAGWARLRGFVTALPGIIAGWATTAWSAIKEAAPRIASAVWEWVLTATRRLGEAAVDIGRAVADWAPQAARWLRDKAMDIAVAVAMWEIEAARTIRGKAAGIASAVAAWIPGAVTELAKFTVRAPGLVTSWVGSITAAAAGKAMEIGAAVQDWVEQAAVRLAEFVSKVPGVIARWAQSAADAISQAAPKIAEKITEWMQSATDKLVEWTDKLPDIVKGWTDALTRKMSEWANEIPNIVNGWADSLQAKLVEFIEKIPEWIGSLFKSDTESPEAKNAGSSAGKAVGDGVKEAVSTFSWGEILMKIVMAFASLPIQLMQAGGQAAWALITSMMQVMGQLPGMIGQVLMSLGPLLWQLMQSAWQLAVSAVSAGVSMVVDFVSKLPSRMSQILSSLGSMIGSLLRSAWQIGYTVVSSKVTEIVNFVKRLPTMITGALSGLGSALSGLMTRAWDAAKRTVTSAITWIVDKVKQLPGQLASIAGQAARSLIDGVKNLIPSALRSFIPGLARGAIVTGPTYALIGEAGPEVVIPLSASKRSRRQELMEQSGLTKEAGQMNPRTGTRIDVGGIHIHTPARDPEAVAMAAVARLARAI, from the coding sequence GTGGCGCTCGCGACGGCGTTCGTGGAAATCCTGGCCGACACCCGAAGACTGCGCCCCCAGCTGCAGGCACAGATGCGCGCCGCCGGAACCGCCGCTACCCGCTCTTTCGACACGGCCACCCGCGCCGGAATGACAGCTGCGGCCACGACCGCGGCCACGACGTTCGGGTCCCGCCTCGGCCGGGACACCGCAACCCGTGCCGCTACCGCCGGGCGCACTGCGGCGACGGGCTTCGGATCGTCCATGCGCACCGGCCTCACCCACGCCGGAACCGCTATCGCGACCGGCCTTTCCGGCGCATGGAACACGGCCACCATGACGGCCCGCACTGCTGGCGCGCAGATCGCAAGCGCCCTCGGGACGGCTGCGTCGACGGTGCGTCAGCGCTGGTCTGCTGTCGGCACGGCCATGGCCACCGAGATCAACAAGGGGCCTTCGGCGGCGGCGAAGGCCGGATCTGCGATCAGCCGGAACCTGTCTCTCCCGGCGGCTGTTGCGACGGCCGGGATCATCGCGATGTCCTCGAACTTCGAGGCCGGTATGAACCGGGTGAAGGCGGTCACCAACGCCACCGGTCCCGAGTTCACTCAGCTCAACAACCTCGCCAAACAGCTCGGCGCCACTACGAAGTTCTCTGCGTCTGAAGCCGCCGACGCCATGGGCTTTTTGGGCATGGCCGGGTTGAAGACGAACCAGATCATGGCCGCGATGCCGTCCACGCTGCAGTTGGCTGCTGCCGCACAGATGGACCTCGGCCAGGCGGCCGACATCACGTCGAACATCATGACCGGCTATGGCTTCAAGGCCGAACAGCTCGGACGCGTCAACGACGTGCTCGCCAAGACCATGTCGAACGCCAACGTCGACATTTCGATGCTCGGCGAATCGTTCAAGTATGTCGGGCCCATCGCGAAACAGGCGGGCCTGGAATTCTCCGACACGGCCGCCCTGATCGGCCTGTTCGGCAACGCGGGCATTCAAGGCTCTATGGCCGGAACCAGCCTCAGGAACGTGCTGCTGGGTCTGCAGTCGGCCCCGGCGAAGGTGACGACCCAGCTCGACAAGCTCGGTGTCTCGCTGACCGACTCGTCGGGGAAGATGCGCCCGATGATCGACGTCATCTACGACATGGCCAAGGCCGGAATCACCGGCGCGCAGGCCACGAAGATGTTCGGAACCCGGGGCGGCCCCCAGCTTGCGGCCCTCCTGGATCAGGGGTTGCCCGCGATCAACAGGATGCGCGACGCGACCCGCGACAGCGAGGGTTCCGCGAAACGCATGGCCGACACCATGAACCAGGGCGCCAAGGGCGGCATGACCGCACTGAAGTCGGCGGCCGAAGGTCTGGCCATCTCGATCGGCGAGTCCGGGCTGCTGTCTGCGTTCACGAAGGTTGTCGGCGGCCTGACGACGTTCGTGCGGTGGATGACCCGGCTGCCCGATCCGGTCAAGGCAGCCGCATCCGGGTTCCTGGTGTTCACGGCCGTACTCGGCCCTGTCATCCTCATCGCAGCGAAGATCGCGTCTGCGATCGCGGTCCTGAAGGCCGCGTTCATCGCCCTGGGGATCACCGTCAAGGGCGTGCTGATCTCGACCGGGATCGGGGCGCTCCTCGTCGCGATCGGTGTCGCGATCTACTTTGTGTGGACTCGCACCACATGGCTGCAGACAGCCTGGTCAAAGATCGTTTCAGTGGCAAAGTCCGTAGGTTCGGCTTTCGCGTCGATCGGCCGGGCAATCTGGTCCGGTCTGAAGGCCGCCTTCGACTGGATCGTGGAGAACTGGCCGCTGGTGGTCTCCGTGATCCTCGGCCCCCTCGGCATTCTGATCTCCATCGTGACCGGCAACTGGGACAAGCTGAAGGCGCAGACCGCCAAAGCCTTCCAGGCCATCGCAGGGTTGGCGAGGAAACTGCCGGGCTGGATCTGGGACGGCCTGAAGGCCATCGGCGGATACGCCGCACAGTTCGGCTCCCTGATCGGCGAGTGGACTGCGGCGGGGTGGGCGAGGCTCCGCGGCTTCGTCACCGCCCTGCCCGGCATCATCGCCGGCTGGGCTACAACCGCCTGGTCTGCGATCAAGGAAGCTGCGCCGAGGATCGCATCCGCTGTGTGGGAATGGGTCCTCACCGCCACCAGACGCCTGGGCGAAGCGGCTGTCGACATCGGCAGGGCGGTCGCCGACTGGGCACCGCAGGCCGCCCGCTGGCTGCGCGACAAGGCCATGGACATCGCCGTCGCGGTCGCCATGTGGGAGATCGAGGCGGCCCGCACCATCCGCGGCAAGGCCGCCGGGATCGCTTCGGCCGTGGCCGCATGGATTCCCGGCGCCGTCACAGAGCTGGCGAAGTTCACCGTCCGCGCCCCCGGCCTGGTCACCAGCTGGGTGGGGTCCATCACCGCAGCAGCGGCAGGCAAGGCCATGGAGATCGGCGCCGCCGTACAGGACTGGGTGGAGCAAGCGGCAGTACGGCTCGCGGAGTTCGTGTCGAAGGTGCCCGGGGTGATCGCAAGGTGGGCGCAGTCCGCCGCCGACGCGATCAGTCAGGCAGCACCGAAGATCGCCGAGAAGATCACCGAATGGATGCAGTCCGCGACAGACAAGCTCGTCGAGTGGACGGACAAGCTGCCCGACATCGTCAAGGGCTGGACCGATGCCCTCACCCGCAAGATGAGCGAGTGGGCCAACGAGATCCCCAACATCGTCAACGGCTGGGCCGATTCCCTGCAGGCGAAGCTCGTCGAGTTCATCGAGAAAATCCCCGAGTGGATCGGGAGCCTCTTCAAGTCAGACACGGAGAGCCCCGAAGCCAAGAACGCCGGAAGCAGCGCCGGTAAGGCCGTCGGCGACGGCGTGAAGGAGGCCGTCTCAACGTTCAGTTGGGGCGAAATCCTCATGAAAATCGTGATGGCATTCGCGTCGCTTCCGATCCAGCTGATGCAGGCCGGCGGCCAGGCCGCCTGGGCGTTGATCACGTCGATGATGCAGGTCATGGGGCAGCTGCCGGGAATGATCGGCCAGGTGCTGATGTCACTGGGCCCGCTGTTGTGGCAGCTGATGCAGTCCGCGTGGCAGTTGGCCGTCAGCGCGGTATCGGCCGGGGTGTCGATGGTCGTCGACTTCGTCAGCAAGCTGCCCTCCCGCATGTCGCAGATTCTGTCGTCGCTGGGCAGCATGATCGGCAGCCTCCTGCGCTCGGCCTGGCAGATCGGCTACACGGTGGTTTCGTCGAAGGTCACCGAGATCGTCAATTTCGTCAAGCGCCTGCCCACCATGATCACCGGTGCTCTGTCCGGCCTGGGAAGCGCCTTGTCGGGGCTGATGACCCGCGCCTGGGACGCAGCGAAACGCACCGTAACCTCCGCCATCACCTGGATCGTCGACAAGGTCAAGCAGCTCCCCGGACAGCTCGCCAGCATCGCCGGTCAAGCCGCCCGCTCACTGATCGACGGCGTGAAGAACCTCATCCCCTCCGCCCTCCGGAGCTTCATTCCCGGACTCGCACGCGGCGCGATCGTTACCGGCCCTACCTACGCCCTCATCGGCGAAGCCGGGCCCGAAGTCGTCATTCCGCTCTCCGCCTCCAAGCGCTCCAGACGCCAGGAACTGATGGAACAGTCCGGCCTCACCAAGGAAGCAGGCCAGATGAACCCTCGGACTGGCACACGTATCGATGTGGGCGGTATCCACATCCACACCCCGGCCCGCGATCCCGAAGCAGTCGCCATGGCCGCCGTCGCCCGCCTCGCCCGAGCCATCTAA
- a CDS encoding HK97 gp10 family phage protein yields the protein MPVRVVINEAELGRLLTAPGSPLVTAVRTAGKRVESQAKVNAPVNNGRLRASIRSTTVAVPGRITARIGTDLPYAIYQEKGTGVYAGRGPIRPRRSQFLRFKPKGSKGFVYARQVRGTPPVRFLERALRTASPWPVVSSGNR from the coding sequence ATGCCGGTCCGGGTGGTCATCAACGAGGCGGAACTGGGGCGGCTGCTGACCGCGCCCGGTTCGCCGCTTGTGACGGCGGTACGCACTGCCGGGAAGCGCGTGGAATCCCAGGCGAAGGTGAACGCTCCGGTGAACAACGGCCGTCTGCGGGCGTCGATCCGGTCGACGACGGTCGCGGTCCCGGGGCGGATCACGGCGCGGATCGGCACCGATCTTCCGTACGCGATCTATCAGGAGAAGGGGACCGGTGTGTATGCGGGCCGGGGCCCCATCCGGCCGCGGCGTTCCCAGTTTCTGCGGTTCAAGCCGAAGGGTTCCAAGGGGTTCGTCTATGCCCGGCAGGTGCGTGGAACACCGCCGGTGAGGTTCCTGGAGCGGGCGCTGCGGACGGCTTCGCCCTGGCCAGTCGTTTCCTCAGGCAACCGTTAA
- a CDS encoding fibronectin type III domain-containing protein, whose translation MPTVIVDAPTTKTAIPDLKPGTNYTIKLKAHSKNRADSAEVKTTADTKSLPKLTTPVPVAKGTPTTAAFAAEWPAVPDADAMKGDAGYTVTVAPDDGRVVSKVDVTTPGKPSVSVTGAKADTSYTVKVTALGDLKQHSDSDEGSVAVKTAKLTKLTGPDAAQIVKDAEPEATKLSVKWPKVEHAKADAAGYTVICGTKTEPTTPVGTYKWTGTTEHPKGEFTGLTAKTEYTVTVTPKSGAGGYSDGDPVKAKTPIKTADS comes from the coding sequence ATGCCCACCGTCATCGTCGACGCGCCCACCACCAAGACGGCGATCCCGGATTTGAAGCCGGGCACCAACTACACCATCAAGCTGAAGGCCCACAGCAAGAACCGGGCCGACTCCGCCGAGGTGAAGACCACGGCCGACACCAAGAGCCTGCCGAAGCTGACCACTCCGGTGCCGGTGGCGAAGGGCACGCCGACGACGGCCGCCTTCGCCGCCGAATGGCCTGCCGTCCCGGATGCGGATGCGATGAAGGGCGATGCCGGGTACACGGTCACCGTTGCTCCGGACGACGGCCGGGTTGTCTCCAAGGTCGACGTCACCACTCCGGGCAAGCCGTCGGTCAGCGTCACCGGGGCGAAGGCGGATACCTCGTACACGGTGAAGGTCACCGCCCTCGGGGACCTCAAGCAGCACTCGGACTCCGATGAGGGGTCGGTGGCGGTCAAGACCGCGAAGCTGACCAAGCTGACTGGCCCGGATGCGGCGCAGATCGTGAAGGACGCGGAGCCGGAAGCCACAAAGCTTTCGGTGAAGTGGCCCAAGGTCGAGCACGCCAAGGCGGACGCGGCCGGGTACACGGTCATCTGCGGCACCAAGACAGAGCCCACTACACCGGTCGGCACCTACAAGTGGACCGGCACAACCGAACATCCCAAGGGCGAGTTCACCGGCCTTACCGCCAAGACCGAGTACACCGTCACCGTCACCCCGAAGTCCGGGGCAGGCGGTTACAGCGACGGGGACCCGGTCAAGGCAAAGACGCCAATCAAGACGGCGGACAGCTGA
- a CDS encoding major capsid protein: MTVNIRDLLGKLAEADDAAQALHDQLSAADDLEAVQKSATEAFKALHEADGDRTDAELVELEQLANIIKSVTNRRVEAAARADRIRSLAEEVEQASTPAPNAPTTPPAPDPVTEDAPAADAAPAETTPVADERVPVAAASKAAVPFGRMRNDDVKTGTVVETGWSMIAAADIPNTPAGQRLTDLTAVAEAAQNRMTALGRIPSGSSGVHIAQFTLDRDPSLVTDGSSDAETWKTIEHATNERRLTNGSLIAATGVGGAPATDIWCSPSETIYTLCPDLASLDGIVDVPAITVRRGGLRWPITPSFTDVYTQLGGGIWDWGDLPMSDPSKGPNPGGLLKDRPEPGKTLFDPKKTKQEKDQARADNPKPCLEIPCPEWAECRLTPRGLCIKTDIMLNHTWPELIREWIARLLVAHQHLINADTLARMEAKIPASEIYKFAAAVDRQQALLKGQTGRQIDPKTGHLEDAAKPAAEPIPFSAGQAAYGPGATAGLLGAIEVMVEDMRYKHRLSRGSTLEAVMPYWLPGIIRSDLAKRTGVDLIDVPDSRINAWFTSRGIRPQYVYDWQNIDPKATTWPSTAKIMLYTAGYFIQARQDILNLDGGIYDSTLLGQNKMISLFTEEAYCLQTRCGDARMLQIDLCPNGMTGGPDNAALICPAA, translated from the coding sequence ATGACCGTGAATATCCGGGATCTGCTCGGAAAGCTCGCCGAAGCCGACGACGCCGCACAGGCCCTCCACGACCAGCTGTCCGCAGCCGATGACCTCGAAGCCGTTCAGAAGTCGGCGACGGAAGCGTTCAAGGCGCTGCATGAGGCTGACGGCGACCGTACGGATGCCGAGCTGGTGGAGCTTGAGCAGCTTGCCAACATCATCAAGTCCGTCACCAACCGGCGTGTAGAGGCTGCCGCCCGCGCGGACCGGATCCGGAGTCTGGCCGAAGAAGTCGAGCAGGCCTCTACCCCGGCCCCGAACGCACCCACCACTCCCCCGGCGCCGGATCCGGTCACCGAAGACGCTCCGGCTGCTGACGCTGCGCCTGCCGAGACCACGCCGGTTGCCGATGAGCGGGTGCCGGTCGCGGCCGCGTCGAAGGCGGCGGTTCCGTTCGGGCGGATGCGCAACGACGACGTGAAGACCGGCACCGTTGTGGAAACCGGCTGGTCGATGATCGCCGCCGCTGACATTCCCAACACCCCGGCAGGCCAGCGCCTCACCGACCTGACGGCGGTTGCCGAGGCGGCGCAGAACCGGATGACTGCTCTGGGCCGTATCCCGTCGGGCAGTTCGGGCGTCCATATCGCGCAGTTCACGTTGGACCGGGATCCGTCGCTGGTGACGGACGGATCGTCGGATGCGGAGACGTGGAAGACGATCGAGCACGCCACCAACGAGCGGCGTCTCACGAACGGTTCGCTGATCGCCGCCACCGGTGTGGGGGGCGCACCGGCCACCGACATCTGGTGTTCTCCGAGCGAGACGATCTATACCCTGTGCCCCGACCTCGCGTCGCTGGATGGCATCGTGGACGTTCCGGCGATCACTGTGCGCCGGGGCGGGCTGCGCTGGCCGATCACCCCGTCCTTCACGGACGTGTACACGCAGCTGGGCGGCGGTATCTGGGACTGGGGCGACCTTCCCATGTCGGACCCGTCGAAGGGCCCGAACCCGGGTGGACTCCTCAAGGACCGCCCGGAGCCCGGCAAGACGCTCTTCGACCCGAAGAAGACGAAGCAGGAGAAGGACCAGGCGCGGGCTGATAATCCGAAGCCTTGCCTCGAAATCCCCTGTCCGGAATGGGCAGAGTGCAGGCTTACGCCCCGAGGTCTGTGTATTAAGACCGATATCATGCTTAATCACACGTGGCCCGAGCTGATCCGTGAGTGGATCGCCCGCCTGTTGGTCGCTCACCAGCACCTGATCAACGCGGACACTCTGGCCCGGATGGAAGCGAAGATCCCCGCATCGGAGATCTATAAGTTCGCTGCCGCCGTCGACCGCCAGCAGGCCCTGCTCAAGGGGCAGACCGGCCGGCAGATCGACCCCAAGACCGGCCACCTCGAAGACGCCGCCAAGCCTGCCGCAGAGCCGATCCCGTTCTCCGCCGGGCAGGCTGCCTACGGGCCGGGCGCGACGGCCGGACTGCTGGGTGCGATCGAGGTCATGGTTGAGGACATGCGGTACAAGCACCGCCTGTCCCGCGGCTCGACGCTGGAAGCGGTCATGCCGTACTGGCTGCCCGGCATCATCCGCTCCGACCTGGCCAAGCGGACCGGCGTTGACCTGATCGACGTACCGGATTCCCGGATCAACGCCTGGTTCACCTCGCGCGGTATCCGCCCGCAGTACGTGTACGACTGGCAGAACATCGACCCGAAGGCCACCACCTGGCCCTCCACCGCGAAGATCATGTTGTACACGGCCGGGTACTTCATCCAGGCCCGCCAGGACATCCTGAATCTCGACGGTGGGATCTACGACTCCACCCTTCTCGGGCAGAACAAGATGATCTCCCTGTTCACGGAAGAGGCGTACTGCTTGCAGACGCGCTGCGGTGACGCGCGGATGCTGCAGATCGATCTCTGCCCGAACGGCATGACGGGCGGACCCGACAACGCCGCCCTGATCTGCCCCGCAGCCTGA
- a CDS encoding nuclear transport factor 2 family protein, which yields MHPNALTLAAVYADLTGIEPFLDPDVVLHRVDGHTLTGIKAVVTHEKALMRLSKNTMRITVDHLTAGKHFGTMTGTLTADLPDRINVPVCGLWRFRDGLIVEHWENAYTGTPLIT from the coding sequence ATGCACCCCAACGCGCTGACCCTCGCCGCCGTCTACGCCGACCTGACCGGCATCGAACCGTTCCTCGACCCCGATGTTGTGCTGCACCGGGTCGACGGCCACACGTTGACCGGCATCAAGGCCGTCGTGACGCACGAGAAGGCGCTGATGCGCCTGTCGAAGAACACCATGCGCATCACCGTCGACCACCTCACCGCAGGCAAGCACTTCGGCACGATGACCGGCACCCTCACCGCCGACCTTCCCGACCGCATCAACGTGCCGGTATGCGGCCTGTGGCGCTTCAGGGACGGGCTGATTGTTGAGCACTGGGAAAACGCCTACACCGGCACCCCGCTCATCACCTGA
- a CDS encoding aldo/keto reductase: protein MNTSPPTLRLGDNTVGRIGYGAMHLTGPGMWGPPADHEAAIRLLRYAVHEAGVTFIDTADSYGPGYNEELIRKALHPYPEQLVIATKGGMLRTGPDDWVHSDDRAPYIQALGRPEYLRQQVEVSLLRLGVETIDLYQLHRIDPLVPLEEQFGVLVELQRAGKIRHIGLSGQPDVPPDQLDVAAHHADIVAVECLFNLADQNARPTLNYAVDNGIVFIPWFPLGHGELIGHLEEIAPYFGVNAAPLALAWLLRVAPNTLLIPGTTSIAHLDDNMRAFAVDLSEADWQRVEAHCAKFAPWRPTTATEA from the coding sequence ATGAACACTTCTCCTCCCACGCTGCGTCTCGGCGACAACACCGTTGGCCGTATCGGCTACGGCGCCATGCACTTGACCGGCCCCGGCATGTGGGGGCCGCCCGCCGACCACGAAGCGGCTATCCGTCTCCTCAGGTATGCGGTGCATGAGGCGGGGGTGACGTTCATTGATACCGCCGACTCCTACGGGCCCGGCTACAACGAAGAACTCATCCGCAAGGCCCTGCACCCGTACCCCGAGCAGCTGGTGATCGCCACGAAGGGCGGCATGCTCCGCACCGGCCCAGACGACTGGGTCCACTCCGATGACCGGGCCCCCTACATTCAGGCCCTCGGACGCCCCGAATACCTCCGCCAACAAGTCGAGGTCAGTCTGCTGCGCCTGGGCGTCGAGACGATCGACCTGTACCAGCTGCACCGCATCGACCCGCTCGTTCCGCTGGAGGAGCAGTTCGGTGTCCTGGTCGAGTTGCAGCGGGCAGGGAAGATCCGCCACATCGGCTTGTCCGGTCAGCCTGACGTGCCGCCCGATCAGCTGGATGTGGCGGCGCATCACGCGGACATCGTGGCAGTGGAGTGCCTGTTCAACCTCGCCGACCAGAACGCCCGCCCCACCCTCAACTACGCGGTCGACAACGGGATCGTGTTCATCCCGTGGTTCCCCCTCGGGCACGGCGAACTCATCGGCCATCTCGAAGAGATCGCCCCGTACTTCGGGGTGAACGCCGCACCCCTCGCCCTGGCCTGGCTGCTGCGGGTGGCACCGAACACGCTGCTGATCCCCGGGACTACGTCGATCGCGCATCTCGACGACAACATGCGCGCTTTCGCCGTCGACCTGTCGGAGGCGGACTGGCAGCGCGTTGAGGCCCATTGCGCGAAGTTCGCCCCGTGGCGCCCCACCACCGCTACGGAGGCCTGA
- a CDS encoding type III polyketide synthase yields MTGAVLCRPAVWLPPHTISREQTLALADVMHADHPQHALAARLIGNTGVRKRHLIRPLYQTLRHDGVEERTRVFTETAKTQLPQLVTDALASAGVGADEVSAIVFVSCTGFTMPPLTAWMINNLGFRPDTTQIPIAQLGCAAGGAAINRAHDYANAHPGSHVLVVAVEFCSLVYQPSDIDVGSLLSDGLFGDAMAACVVRGDGNGRGMRLVRGAAHLVPDTEDWISYKVKDTGWHFQLDKRVPGTMSMLAPMLHTLAQAEQWDATKLDYYVIHAGGPRILDDLCFHLNVDPEAFANSRATLESCGNIASCVVLATAARLFDDPPADGARGLLAGFGPGITAEASLSLWQDA; encoded by the coding sequence ATGACAGGCGCCGTCCTGTGCCGTCCGGCCGTGTGGCTGCCGCCGCACACGATCAGCCGGGAACAGACCCTCGCCCTCGCCGACGTCATGCACGCCGATCATCCGCAGCATGCGTTGGCGGCGCGGCTGATCGGCAATACGGGTGTGCGGAAGCGGCATCTGATCAGGCCGCTCTATCAGACGCTGCGCCATGACGGGGTGGAGGAACGTACGCGGGTCTTTACCGAGACGGCGAAGACGCAGCTGCCCCAGCTGGTGACTGATGCTCTCGCCAGCGCGGGGGTGGGCGCCGATGAGGTGTCGGCGATCGTGTTCGTGTCGTGTACCGGGTTCACGATGCCGCCACTCACCGCCTGGATGATCAACAATCTGGGCTTCCGGCCCGACACCACGCAAATCCCGATCGCTCAACTCGGGTGCGCGGCTGGTGGGGCCGCGATCAACCGCGCCCACGACTACGCGAACGCGCACCCCGGCTCTCACGTCCTGGTCGTCGCCGTCGAATTCTGCTCCCTCGTCTACCAGCCATCAGACATCGACGTCGGGTCGCTGCTCTCGGACGGACTGTTCGGCGACGCCATGGCCGCCTGCGTGGTCCGCGGTGACGGCAACGGGCGCGGCATGCGCCTCGTACGCGGCGCCGCCCACCTCGTTCCCGACACCGAAGACTGGATCAGCTACAAGGTCAAGGACACCGGCTGGCACTTCCAGCTCGACAAGCGGGTGCCCGGCACCATGTCGATGCTCGCCCCCATGCTCCACACGTTGGCCCAGGCCGAGCAGTGGGATGCGACGAAGCTCGACTACTACGTCATCCATGCCGGCGGCCCGCGCATCCTCGACGACTTGTGTTTCCACCTGAACGTGGATCCTGAGGCGTTCGCGAACTCCCGTGCCACGTTGGAGAGCTGCGGGAACATCGCCTCCTGCGTGGTGCTGGCGACCGCTGCCCGCCTCTTCGACGATCCCCCGGCCGATGGTGCGCGGGGCCTGTTGGCCGGGTTCGGTCCCGGCATCACCGCCGAAGCTTCCCTCTCCCTCTGGCAGGACGCATGA